In one Neobacillus sp. WH10 genomic region, the following are encoded:
- the smc gene encoding chromosome segregation protein SMC — MFLKRLDIIGFKSFAERIEVDFVPGVTAVVGPNGSGKSNITDAIRWVLGEQSAKSLRGSKMEDIIFAGSDSRKALNYAEVTLTLDNTDQGLGIDFNEVSVTRRVSRSGESEFFINKQPCRLKDIIDLFMDSGLGREAFSIISQGKVEEILNSKAEDRRTIFEEAAGVLKYKNRKKKAEVKLFETQDNLNRVNDILHELESQVEPLKIQASMAKDYLEKKEELEKIEVAVTVFEIEDLHQKWENLSKQLEEHQQEELKLSSDLQVKEAKMVEIRDRISALDESITDLQNVLLHASEELEKLEGRKEVLKERKKNAAQNKEQLKENISELTERISQFKKNRDLQAESFKSLGEQVKKLQLELKEKQQKLQLFTENIEEKIESLKSEYIDMLNDQAGAKNEIKYIDQQLEQQERKSSRLDAENEKFLQERQNAQSKKSEIQAALEEIQAKLADQVVTFREKQRKLESVKNNYQKQEKTLYQAYQLLQQAKSRKELLEEMEDDYTGFFQGVKEVLKARGNKLKGVEGAVAELVTVPKEYETALETAFGGALQHIVVDNELNARTAIQYLKQNSFGRATFLPLSVMKGRSLSSAQLSSIQDHPSLIGPAVSLVKFDPKYAEVMNNLLGNVVITKDLKGANELAKILQYRCRLVTLDGDIVNPGGSMTGGATKQKSSSLLTRKGELDNLKEKLIVMEDKTTDLESVVKTLKEDVQKSEQQLDEIRQAGEDLRLREQSVKGDLREAELGERNINDRLAIYDLEKGQFSDEKETLIKRKMELSEAIGTYRVSIAELDAQITKLTEQKTIDLSSKETLTNEINDLKVEFASKNEQYTNAQDRLALINKDLEESEQKLTIYTEDLDLLTSEMTNSSSGEEQIEAAAKRKQQDKEATLQLITVRRQERLSLQDSLEDTELSAKELRRLHKGMITVLKDEEVKINRLDVELENRLDHLREEYLLSFEGAKEQYPLTVPVDEARKKVKLIKLAIEELGNVNLGAIEEYDRVSERYVFLNEQKTDLQEAKDTLFQVIEEMDTEMKKRFEQTFEGIREHFEPTFRTLFGGGRADLVLTVPDDLLNTGVEIVAQPPGKKLQNLGLLSGGERALTAIALLFSILKVRPVPFCILDEVEAALDEANVHRFSQYLKHYSTETQFIVITHRKGTMEEADVLYGVTMQESGVSKLVSVRLEETKELVES, encoded by the coding sequence ATGTTTTTAAAACGATTGGACATTATTGGCTTTAAATCTTTCGCTGAACGAATTGAAGTTGATTTTGTTCCTGGAGTAACGGCTGTAGTGGGTCCAAATGGCAGTGGCAAAAGTAATATCACTGATGCTATTCGCTGGGTTTTGGGTGAACAGTCTGCAAAGTCTCTAAGAGGCAGTAAGATGGAAGATATCATTTTTGCCGGAAGCGATTCAAGAAAAGCTCTTAATTATGCTGAGGTTACGCTTACATTGGACAACACTGACCAAGGATTAGGAATTGACTTTAATGAAGTGAGCGTGACAAGAAGGGTTTCCCGTTCAGGTGAGAGTGAATTTTTCATCAATAAACAGCCGTGCCGGCTAAAGGATATCATTGATTTATTTATGGATTCAGGTCTTGGCAGAGAAGCATTTTCGATTATAAGCCAAGGAAAAGTCGAAGAAATATTAAATAGCAAAGCGGAAGACCGCCGGACCATCTTCGAAGAGGCTGCAGGAGTTTTAAAATATAAAAACCGCAAGAAAAAAGCGGAGGTTAAACTGTTTGAAACACAGGACAATTTAAACCGTGTGAATGATATTTTACATGAGCTTGAAAGCCAAGTAGAACCACTGAAAATTCAAGCGTCAATGGCAAAAGACTATTTAGAGAAAAAAGAGGAACTTGAAAAAATAGAGGTAGCTGTAACAGTTTTTGAAATCGAAGACCTTCACCAGAAATGGGAAAACCTTTCAAAGCAGCTTGAGGAGCATCAGCAGGAAGAACTAAAGCTATCTTCCGATCTTCAAGTAAAAGAAGCAAAAATGGTTGAAATAAGAGACAGGATTTCGGCATTAGATGAATCGATTACCGACTTGCAAAATGTTCTTCTGCATGCAAGCGAGGAACTTGAAAAGCTTGAAGGCCGTAAAGAAGTTCTAAAGGAACGGAAAAAAAATGCTGCTCAGAACAAAGAGCAGTTAAAAGAGAATATTTCGGAACTTACTGAGCGAATTAGCCAGTTTAAGAAAAACCGCGATTTACAGGCTGAATCTTTTAAAAGTTTAGGCGAACAAGTAAAAAAATTACAGTTAGAGCTAAAAGAAAAACAGCAAAAACTACAATTATTTACTGAAAATATTGAGGAAAAAATTGAAAGTTTAAAAAGTGAATATATCGATATGTTGAATGATCAGGCTGGTGCTAAAAATGAAATAAAATACATTGACCAGCAATTAGAGCAACAGGAAAGAAAAAGTTCACGTCTTGATGCAGAAAATGAAAAATTTCTTCAAGAACGTCAAAATGCCCAAAGCAAAAAGTCAGAAATTCAGGCTGCCTTAGAAGAAATTCAAGCAAAATTAGCTGACCAGGTTGTTACTTTCCGTGAGAAGCAACGGAAACTTGAATCAGTAAAAAACAACTATCAAAAACAAGAAAAGACGTTATATCAAGCATATCAGCTTCTTCAGCAAGCAAAGTCGAGAAAAGAATTGCTTGAGGAGATGGAAGATGATTACACTGGCTTTTTCCAAGGTGTCAAAGAAGTACTTAAGGCGCGCGGGAATAAATTAAAGGGAGTCGAAGGGGCCGTTGCTGAGCTAGTAACCGTTCCAAAAGAGTATGAAACCGCACTCGAAACCGCGTTTGGCGGTGCTCTTCAACATATTGTTGTCGATAACGAGTTAAATGCACGAACTGCTATTCAATATTTAAAACAGAATTCATTTGGACGGGCGACCTTTTTACCGTTAAGTGTCATGAAAGGACGATCATTATCTTCGGCACAATTGTCATCTATTCAAGACCATCCATCCTTAATTGGACCAGCCGTTAGTCTTGTTAAATTTGACCCAAAGTATGCTGAGGTTATGAATAACCTTCTTGGTAATGTTGTCATTACGAAAGATCTTAAGGGGGCTAATGAATTAGCAAAAATCCTTCAGTACCGTTGCAGGCTGGTGACACTTGATGGTGATATCGTTAATCCTGGAGGATCAATGACAGGTGGTGCGACAAAACAAAAATCATCTTCCCTGTTAACAAGAAAAGGCGAGCTTGATAATTTAAAAGAAAAGCTTATTGTGATGGAAGATAAAACAACAGACTTAGAAAGTGTTGTCAAGACATTAAAAGAAGACGTGCAAAAGTCAGAGCAGCAGCTTGATGAAATTCGTCAGGCCGGCGAGGATTTAAGACTTCGTGAGCAATCAGTAAAGGGAGACTTGAGGGAAGCTGAGCTCGGTGAAAGGAATATCAATGATCGTTTAGCGATATATGATCTTGAAAAAGGGCAATTTTCTGATGAAAAGGAAACGTTAATAAAGCGAAAAATGGAATTATCAGAGGCGATTGGGACCTACAGGGTTTCGATTGCTGAACTTGATGCACAAATAACGAAATTAACGGAACAAAAAACCATTGATCTATCATCAAAAGAGACTCTCACCAACGAAATAAATGATTTGAAGGTTGAGTTTGCTTCCAAAAACGAGCAATATACAAATGCGCAGGATCGCCTAGCATTAATAAACAAAGACCTAGAAGAAAGTGAACAGAAGCTGACAATCTATACGGAAGATCTTGATTTATTAACATCAGAAATGACGAACAGCTCTTCAGGAGAAGAACAAATAGAAGCAGCGGCAAAGAGAAAACAGCAGGACAAGGAAGCCACCTTACAGTTAATTACAGTAAGAAGACAAGAACGGTTATCTTTACAAGATTCCTTGGAAGACACAGAGCTTTCGGCAAAGGAGTTAAGGAGACTCCATAAAGGAATGATTACAGTCTTAAAGGATGAGGAAGTAAAAATAAACCGCTTAGATGTTGAGCTTGAAAATCGTCTCGACCACTTAAGGGAAGAATACCTTTTATCGTTTGAAGGTGCTAAGGAACAGTATCCATTAACGGTTCCGGTAGATGAAGCAAGGAAAAAAGTCAAACTAATTAAGCTTGCCATCGAAGAACTCGGAAATGTCAACCTTGGGGCCATTGAGGAATATGACCGTGTCTCAGAACGCTATGTGTTCTTAAATGAACAAAAGACAGACCTCCAGGAAGCAAAAGACACCCTCTTCCAGGTCATTGAGGAAATGGATACAGAAATGAAAAAACGCTTCGAACAAACCTTTGAGGGGATTCGAGAGCATTTCGAACCAACATTCCGAACCCTTTTCGGCGGCGGAAGAGCAGATTTAGTTCTAACTGTTCCAGATGATCTATTGAATACTGGTGTAGAGATCGTTGCCCAGCCGCCTGGTAAAAAGCTGCAAAATTTAGGTTTATTATCAGGAGGAGAACGTGCGTTAACAGCCATTGCCCTGTTATTTTCTATTCTAAAGGTGCGTCCTGTTCCGTTCTGTATTCTTGATGAGGTGGAAGCTGCCTTGGATGAGGCTAATGTCCACCGCTTCAGCCAATATTTAAAGCACTATAGTACCGAAACTCAATTCATCGTCATAACCCATCGCAAAGGGACGATGGAGGAAGCAGATGTTCTTTACGGTGTCACCATGCAAGAATCTGGTGTTTCAAAACTTGTTTCTGTCCGTTTAGAGGAAACAAAGGAACTTGTTGAATCATAA
- the ftsY gene encoding signal recognition particle-docking protein FtsY, giving the protein MSFFKKLKEKITKQADTVTEKFKEGLTKTRDSFSGKVNDLVARYRKVDEDFFEELEEILIQADVGFDTVMQLIDELKMEVKRRNIQDPQEVQSVISEKLVDIYNADEEQSSKLKIQEDGLTVILFVGVNGVGKTTTIGKLGHKFKSEGKKVVMAAGDTFRAGAIEQLEVWGDRVGVDVIKQAEGSDPAAVMYDAIQAAKSRKADILLCDTAGRLQNKVNLMKELEKVKRVIEREIPGAPHEVILVLDATTGQNALIQAKTFKEATNVSGIVLSKLDGTAKGGIVLAIRNELKIPVKFVGLGEKMDDLQEFDAEKYVYGLFADQVEKTE; this is encoded by the coding sequence ATGAGTTTTTTTAAAAAATTGAAAGAAAAAATCACGAAACAGGCAGATACTGTAACAGAAAAATTTAAGGAAGGACTTACAAAAACACGAGACAGTTTTTCCGGAAAAGTAAATGATCTTGTTGCCAGGTATCGTAAGGTTGATGAAGATTTTTTTGAAGAATTAGAAGAAATATTAATTCAAGCGGATGTCGGATTCGATACAGTAATGCAGTTGATTGATGAGCTCAAGATGGAAGTGAAGCGCCGAAACATTCAAGACCCGCAAGAGGTTCAAAGTGTTATTTCTGAGAAGCTAGTTGATATTTATAATGCTGATGAAGAACAATCGTCCAAATTGAAAATTCAGGAGGATGGGCTGACAGTCATCCTTTTTGTTGGGGTTAATGGTGTTGGAAAAACAACGACGATTGGTAAACTTGGACATAAGTTCAAAAGTGAGGGTAAGAAAGTCGTGATGGCCGCAGGCGATACATTCCGGGCTGGAGCCATCGAACAGCTTGAGGTATGGGGCGACCGAGTTGGTGTCGATGTGATTAAGCAGGCAGAAGGCTCAGACCCTGCAGCGGTCATGTATGATGCCATTCAGGCAGCTAAATCCCGCAAAGCCGATATTTTGCTATGTGACACAGCTGGCCGATTGCAAAACAAAGTGAATTTGATGAAAGAGCTTGAAAAAGTAAAGCGAGTCATTGAAAGGGAAATACCGGGTGCTCCCCATGAAGTAATTCTTGTACTTGACGCAACTACAGGTCAAAATGCTTTAATCCAAGCAAAGACCTTTAAAGAAGCAACTAACGTAAGTGGGATTGTCCTATCAAAATTAGATGGAACAGCAAAAGGCGGCATTGTTCTTGCTATTCGCAACGAATTGAAAATACCGGTTAAATTCGTTGGACTCGGTGAAAAAATGGATGATCTTCAAGAATTTGATGCCGAAAAATATGTTTACGGATTATTTGCTGACCAGGTAGAAAAAACCGAATAA
- a CDS encoding ABC transporter ATP-binding protein translates to MIEIIDLTKRYGKFTALDSLNLKIEKGSVFGFVGQNGAGKSTTFSILATLLSPSSGTAYINGFNISKEPKAVRSQIGYMPDFFGVYDQLKAVEYLDFYGASYGISTSERKKLIPQLLELVNLTHKQDSYVDVLSRGMKQRLCLARSLIHDPEVLILDEPASGLDPRARVEMREILKELKNMGKTILISSHILPELAEMCDVIGIIDQGKLVAEGAVAEIQKRLQGEKLIIAKLFREVDKAVNFFEDQPLVSQLVRKDDGESLQFMFNGSIEEQVQLLKAAFSHDIPIVSFAEIETNLEDVFMEITKGVELS, encoded by the coding sequence ATGATTGAAATTATTGATTTAACAAAACGGTATGGTAAATTTACTGCACTTGATTCTTTAAATCTTAAAATCGAAAAAGGCTCTGTTTTTGGTTTTGTTGGTCAAAATGGTGCGGGAAAATCTACTACTTTTTCGATTTTAGCGACATTGCTTTCACCTAGCTCCGGAACGGCTTATATTAATGGTTTTAATATTTCCAAGGAGCCGAAAGCAGTTCGAAGCCAAATTGGTTATATGCCCGATTTCTTTGGGGTTTATGACCAGTTAAAGGCAGTTGAATATTTGGATTTTTACGGTGCCAGTTATGGGATTAGTACGAGCGAAAGAAAGAAATTAATCCCTCAGCTCCTTGAATTAGTTAATTTAACACATAAACAAGATTCTTATGTGGACGTGCTTTCAAGAGGAATGAAACAAAGACTCTGTCTTGCAAGGTCATTAATTCATGACCCGGAAGTACTCATTCTCGATGAACCTGCTTCTGGTTTAGATCCAAGAGCACGGGTTGAAATGAGAGAAATCTTAAAAGAATTAAAGAATATGGGGAAAACAATTTTAATTTCTTCTCATATCCTTCCAGAACTTGCTGAAATGTGTGATGTAATCGGCATTATAGATCAAGGAAAATTAGTTGCGGAAGGCGCCGTTGCCGAAATCCAAAAACGGCTTCAAGGAGAAAAGCTAATCATTGCCAAGCTATTTCGTGAAGTGGACAAAGCGGTTAATTTCTTCGAGGACCAGCCGCTAGTGAGTCAATTAGTGAGAAAAGATGATGGAGAATCGCTTCAATTCATGTTCAATGGGAGTATTGAAGAACAGGTGCAACTGTTAAAAGCAGCCTTTTCACACGATATTCCAATAGTTAGTTTTGCAGAAATCGAAACAAACCTCGAGGATGTCTTTATGGAAATAACGAAGGGAGTGGAACTGTCATGA
- a CDS encoding ABC transporter permease subunit: protein MRNLFLNPVLNKEFKLRFRSFKSFLGLSFYLLALSIIIIGFIYIQTQNSPMGLFRPDQSKSMFMLLSFIQMGLILFITPGLTAGVISGEREKQTLNILLTTNQSSTSIILGKLISSVSFLLLMIIASMPIYSIVFLFGGISPGQVVTILGYYIFTILVFGSIGIFFSTLVRKTIIAMVSTYGVTLFLTAGTAFLFTVTMSVNQMGITTNNPVPYFFVMLNPIMILFGFLEPDAFRELSSQTGMGIDFPLWAANLISFTIIFLVMIFISIRKLRPNMKVKSKG, encoded by the coding sequence ATGAGAAATCTTTTTCTAAATCCCGTTTTAAATAAGGAATTTAAGCTAAGGTTCCGCTCATTTAAAAGTTTTCTTGGTTTATCCTTTTATTTACTGGCACTATCTATCATTATTATTGGATTTATTTATATACAAACCCAAAACTCACCAATGGGGTTGTTTCGTCCTGATCAAAGTAAGAGCATGTTTATGTTGTTGTCATTTATCCAAATGGGGTTAATCTTGTTTATTACACCTGGATTAACTGCAGGGGTCATCAGCGGGGAAAGAGAGAAGCAAACATTAAATATTTTATTAACTACGAATCAGAGCTCCACAAGCATTATTCTAGGAAAACTGATTTCGTCTGTGTCGTTTTTGTTGCTGATGATTATAGCTAGTATGCCAATTTATAGTATTGTTTTCTTGTTTGGGGGGATTTCTCCAGGGCAAGTAGTGACAATTCTTGGGTATTACATCTTTACGATCCTCGTCTTTGGCAGCATCGGTATCTTTTTCTCCACACTTGTTCGAAAAACTATTATTGCGATGGTTAGCACCTATGGAGTGACCTTATTCCTGACAGCCGGGACTGCTTTTTTGTTTACGGTAACAATGTCTGTTAATCAGATGGGAATAACGACAAATAATCCAGTTCCGTATTTCTTTGTCATGCTTAATCCCATCATGATCCTATTTGGTTTTCTCGAACCGGATGCATTCAGGGAATTGTCTAGTCAAACAGGAATGGGAATTGATTTTCCATTATGGGCAGCAAATTTAATATCTTTTACCATCATTTTTCTAGTCATGATTTTTATTAGCATTCGAAAACTCCGTCCCAACATGAAAGTAAAGTCAAAAGGATAA
- a CDS encoding MoxR family ATPase, with protein sequence MSQLKEKENQFITAAQQLKMVKQELMNFIVGQEEVIDQVLWSIFSGGHALLEGLPGLGKTMLVRSISDCLDLSFNRIQFTPDLMPSDITGTMILQPGADGRQEFVFHKGPLFGNIILADEINRATPKTQSSLLEAMAEKTVTVMGSTKQLSKPFFVLATQNPIDMEGTYPLPEAQMDRFICKIHVGYPTKAELKEIALRTTGLEVPKLNRIIGTSDVLAIQQLSKEILVSDDLLNTAVSIIDATHPASADAPERVKQYVQFGSGPRGLQSLIQMAKTRALFAGRYHISMGDLKTTAIPVLRHRLLLNFEGEANDITADDIISDVLQQAGKDVSQR encoded by the coding sequence TTGTCTCAACTAAAAGAGAAAGAAAATCAATTTATCACTGCGGCACAACAGCTTAAAATGGTTAAACAAGAGTTAATGAATTTTATCGTTGGTCAAGAAGAAGTGATTGATCAGGTACTTTGGAGTATTTTTTCAGGAGGTCATGCACTGTTAGAGGGGTTGCCAGGGCTCGGGAAAACAATGCTTGTACGGTCAATATCAGACTGCTTAGACCTGTCATTTAATCGGATTCAATTCACACCTGATTTAATGCCGTCTGATATTACCGGTACGATGATTTTGCAGCCTGGAGCAGACGGCAGGCAAGAGTTTGTTTTTCATAAGGGGCCATTGTTTGGAAATATCATTTTGGCTGATGAAATAAACCGGGCAACACCGAAGACTCAAAGTTCACTTTTAGAGGCAATGGCTGAGAAAACGGTAACGGTGATGGGCAGTACAAAACAACTTTCAAAGCCCTTCTTTGTACTGGCCACACAGAACCCGATTGATATGGAAGGCACATATCCACTCCCTGAGGCACAAATGGACCGTTTTATTTGTAAAATTCATGTGGGCTATCCAACAAAAGCAGAGCTAAAAGAGATTGCCTTACGAACGACGGGTCTTGAGGTGCCTAAACTAAATAGGATAATAGGGACTTCTGACGTTTTAGCCATACAGCAGCTGTCAAAGGAAATTTTAGTTTCAGATGACTTATTAAATACCGCTGTTTCTATTATCGATGCTACCCATCCGGCTTCAGCGGATGCTCCAGAAAGGGTCAAACAATATGTCCAATTCGGCAGCGGGCCGAGGGGCTTGCAAAGTCTAATCCAAATGGCAAAAACAAGAGCATTATTTGCTGGAAGATATCATATTTCAATGGGAGATTTAAAAACGACAGCAATCCCTGTCTTGAGACACCGTCTATTATTAAATTTTGAAGGAGAGGCAAACGATATAACGGCGGATGACATAATAAGTGATGTTTTGCAGCAAGCTGGAAAGGATGTTAGTCAGCGATGA
- a CDS encoding DUF58 domain-containing protein — MKAPLHSMLSRITKLRLMAKTRRRGAHKGGRTANKFGTSLEFSDFRLYQPGDDVRQIDWNIYGRTQKHYIKRFLDEQEIAVTVFLDASASMQTIDTKWNRAKELAAIFSYIALSGEDRLSFIPVSSRPYGKVSRKGTVYGKKVFFDLLQLPKHEGVGTFTENLHKNLLKNNQLSILITDGLEPLDSIESLFRLIAAAKQEVRFVQLLGKEEIEPNYSGDVKLIDSESGETVNVSINDSILGNYQKQVKEHNRKIEALCRRFGFSYLVTTDDADLQSFLFHECTAKRMLY, encoded by the coding sequence ATGAAAGCCCCTTTGCATTCTATGCTTTCCAGGATTACAAAACTGAGATTGATGGCGAAAACACGAAGGCGGGGAGCTCATAAAGGGGGGCGTACGGCGAATAAGTTTGGTACTTCTCTAGAATTTTCGGATTTTCGCCTTTATCAGCCTGGAGATGACGTCCGCCAAATTGACTGGAATATCTATGGACGGACACAAAAGCATTATATTAAAAGGTTTTTAGATGAACAGGAAATTGCTGTTACCGTCTTTCTGGACGCCTCCGCTTCAATGCAGACGATTGATACAAAGTGGAATCGAGCAAAAGAGCTCGCGGCCATTTTTAGCTATATTGCCCTATCTGGTGAAGACCGCTTGTCGTTCATCCCGGTTTCATCCCGTCCCTATGGTAAGGTTAGCAGAAAGGGGACGGTTTATGGCAAAAAAGTTTTTTTTGATCTTCTTCAGTTACCTAAACATGAGGGGGTTGGGACATTTACCGAAAACCTTCATAAAAACTTGTTGAAAAATAATCAATTGTCCATTCTTATTACGGATGGACTAGAGCCGCTTGATTCCATTGAATCTCTATTCCGCCTAATCGCTGCTGCAAAACAAGAAGTTAGATTTGTCCAGCTGTTGGGCAAAGAAGAAATAGAACCGAATTATTCAGGAGATGTAAAACTAATTGACAGTGAATCAGGAGAAACTGTGAATGTATCGATTAATGATTCTATTCTCGGAAACTATCAGAAGCAGGTAAAGGAGCATAATCGTAAGATTGAAGCTTTATGCCGCCGGTTTGGCTTCAGTTATTTAGTAACGACAGATGATGCAGACTTGCAGTCCTTTTTATTTCATGAGTGTACCGCCAAAAGAATGCTTTATTAA
- a CDS encoding BatA and WFA domain-containing protein: protein MYFASPMFFILVILIAFVVLLYFFRKQYKAVINPSNLLWQQAMNEWKASPWIQKLQHNLLFWLQVIALTLLMIALAKPIWLSEGVKGEQLIWIVDTSATMSALKDDKQLIEESKQQMKQMTERLNDQEVTLIVAGRKPQILLNRESNINVIQKTIDGIAVTYEHENIEKSVKLAESLVSNRETHIHIFSDSVKKEDLIDRLENVSYEIHNAHGIQDNIALLSFGVAGKENRISGLVVIENQGEKSKTVPLVITSENQTIFQQKVTIPAGKQSVVNVPDLPQRRFYQALIKSGDKYSADDELTAVYSVLKPNVYALGEINPFFIKGLETLGIKTVQMDQNSILGLKESGIILAEGIPVDVLPKMPAIYINKKQDSANPIELKEPIKETDSSLTEYVDIDKTYIKYASSPITGNWGNIVYSGNHPLIQTGTMNGQPVIILNFSLENTDWPLHPGFPIFLYNSYQWLSNQTGFLGYFQPGEEKWLQLKDQNTSIELFNAFGKSISTLQLNKENFKAPNKPGIYQAVSEGQVYYFSVLLDDREKRPQSEASFILNGSKENKKELTLKPNDSLWFWLTCVVLLLLMVEWEVYRRGFRA, encoded by the coding sequence ATGTACTTTGCAAGCCCAATGTTTTTTATTCTCGTCATTTTGATCGCCTTTGTTGTGTTATTATACTTTTTCCGAAAACAATACAAAGCAGTCATCAACCCATCTAATCTACTTTGGCAACAGGCAATGAATGAGTGGAAGGCCTCTCCTTGGATACAAAAATTACAGCACAATCTATTGTTTTGGCTGCAAGTTATCGCACTTACATTATTAATGATAGCTTTGGCAAAACCGATTTGGCTCTCGGAAGGGGTCAAGGGAGAGCAGCTTATTTGGATTGTTGATACGTCTGCAACTATGTCAGCCCTGAAGGATGATAAACAGCTCATTGAAGAGTCAAAACAACAGATGAAGCAAATGACAGAACGCTTAAATGATCAGGAAGTGACCTTAATTGTTGCAGGAAGGAAGCCCCAAATACTATTGAACCGGGAATCTAATATAAATGTGATTCAAAAGACGATTGATGGGATTGCTGTAACATATGAACATGAAAACATTGAAAAGAGTGTAAAGCTTGCGGAATCACTTGTTTCGAACCGTGAAACCCATATCCATATATTTTCAGATTCCGTAAAAAAAGAAGACCTTATAGATCGACTGGAAAATGTATCTTATGAAATTCATAATGCTCATGGAATTCAAGATAATATTGCTCTTCTTTCGTTTGGGGTTGCGGGGAAAGAGAATCGAATTTCTGGTCTCGTTGTTATAGAGAACCAAGGGGAAAAATCGAAAACAGTCCCGTTAGTGATCACAAGTGAAAATCAGACGATTTTTCAACAAAAAGTAACAATACCCGCTGGTAAACAGAGTGTCGTTAATGTCCCTGACTTGCCACAGCGCCGCTTCTATCAAGCTTTAATAAAATCCGGGGACAAGTATTCCGCCGATGATGAACTAACAGCCGTTTACTCAGTCTTGAAACCTAACGTTTATGCACTTGGGGAGATTAATCCTTTTTTCATTAAAGGACTTGAAACTTTGGGCATCAAAACGGTGCAGATGGATCAAAACAGTATTTTAGGGTTAAAAGAAAGTGGAATTATTCTTGCGGAAGGGATTCCGGTGGATGTTTTGCCGAAAATGCCGGCTATATATATTAATAAAAAGCAAGATTCAGCTAATCCCATTGAACTGAAGGAACCGATCAAAGAAACTGACTCAAGTCTGACGGAATATGTTGATATCGACAAAACATACATAAAGTACGCTTCAAGCCCAATAACGGGAAACTGGGGAAATATTGTATATAGTGGAAATCACCCCTTAATTCAAACTGGAACAATGAATGGACAGCCGGTTATTATCTTGAATTTCTCACTTGAAAATACGGATTGGCCGCTACATCCGGGATTCCCAATCTTTCTTTATAACAGCTATCAGTGGTTATCAAACCAGACAGGTTTTCTTGGTTATTTTCAACCTGGAGAGGAAAAATGGCTTCAACTTAAAGACCAAAATACTAGTATTGAACTTTTTAATGCTTTTGGAAAAAGTATATCAACGCTCCAGTTAAATAAGGAGAATTTTAAAGCTCCAAATAAACCGGGGATCTATCAAGCTGTATCTGAAGGTCAAGTATATTATTTTTCTGTTCTTCTCGATGATCGTGAAAAAAGACCGCAGTCAGAAGCCTCGTTTATTTTGAATGGCTCAAAGGAAAACAAAAAGGAGCTCACCCTTAAGCCAAATGATTCTTTGTGGTTTTGGCTGACTTGTGTTGTACTGCTCTTGCTTATGGTGGAATGGGAGGTGTATCGACGTGGGTTTAGAGCTTAA